In the genome of Drosophila pseudoobscura strain MV-25-SWS-2005 chromosome 3, UCI_Dpse_MV25, whole genome shotgun sequence, one region contains:
- the pnut gene encoding protein peanut: MNSPRSNALNGGGSVGGGGAISALPSTLAQLALRDKQAASVTSNGSSESSVGRPAVQPPSVPSIVASKLGESTPSSAGAPSNGDSNKLTHDLQEKEVQKPAKPPLPVRQKPMEIAGYVGFANLPNQVYRKAVKRGFEFTLMVVGASGLGKSTLINSMFLSDIYNAEQYPGPSLRKKKTVAVEATKVMLKENGVNLTLTVVDTPGFGDAVDNSNCWVPILEYVDSKYEEYLTAESRVYRKTISDNRVHCCLYFIAPSGHGLLPLDIACMQSLSDKVNLVPVIAKADTMTPDEVHLFKKQILNEIAQHKIKIYDFPATIEDAAEESKTTQNLRSRVPFAVVGANTIIEQDGKKVRGRRYPWGLVEVENLTHCDFIALRNMVIRTHLQDLKDVTNNVHYENYRCRKLSELGLVDGKARLSNKNPLTQMEEEKREHEQKMKKMEAEMEQVFDMKVKEKMQKLKDSELELARRHEERKKALELQIRELDEKRREFEREKKEWEDINHVTLEEMKRRSLGANSSTDNVDGKKEKKKKGLF; encoded by the coding sequence ATGAATAGTCCTCGCTCAAACGCGCTCaatggcggcggcagcgtcggcggcggcggggccATCTCTGCCCTGCCCAGCACCCTGGCACAATTGGCGCTGCGCGACAAGCAGGCTGCCTCCGTTACCAGCAATGGCAGCAGTGAATCCTCCGTCGGTCGGCCGGCAGTGCAGCCGCCGAGTGTGCCATCGATAGTCGCCAGCAAGCTGGGCGAGTCCACACCCTCATCGGCTGGAGCGCCCTCCAATGGTGATTCCAACAAACTGACCCACGATCTGCAGGAGAAGGAGGTCCAGAAGCCAGCCAAGCCGCCGCTGCCAGTGCGCCAGAAGCCCATGGAGATCGCCGGCTACGTGGGCTTTGCCAATCTTCCCAACCAGGTGTACCGCAAGGCGGTGAAGCGCGGCTTTGAATTCACCCTGATGGTTGTGGGCGCCAGTGGATTGGGCAAGTCGACGCTCATCAACTCCATGTTTCTGTCCGACATCTACAATGCCGAGCAGTATCCGGGGCCCTCGCTGCGCAAGAAGAAAACGGTGGCCGTGGAGGCCACCAAAGTGATGCTCAAGGAGAACGGCGTCAACCTGACGCTGACCGTAGTGGACACACCCGGGTTCGGCGATGCCGTGGACAACAGCAACTGCTGGGTGCCCATTCTCGAGTACGTGGACAGCAAGTACGAGGAGTACCTGACGGCCGAGTCGCGGGTGTATCGCAAGACCATTTCCGACAACCGGGTGCACTGCTGCCTCTACTTCATAGCGCCATCGGGCCACGGCCTCCTGCCACTGGACATTGCCTGCATGCAGAGCCTGTCGGACAAGGTTAACCTGGTGCCGGTCATTGCCAAGGCTGACACCATGACGCCGGACGAGGTGCATCTGTTCAAGAAGCAGATACTCAACGAGATTGCTCAGCATAAGATTAAGATCTACGACTTTCCCGCCACGATCGAGGATGCGGCAGAGGAGTCGAAGACCACGCAGAACCTGCGTAGCCGTGTGCCATTTGCAGTTGTCGGAGCCAACACCATTATCGAGCAGGACGGGAAGAAGGTGCGCGGTCGGCGGTACCCCTGGGGCCTGGTGGAGGTGGAAAATCTTACACACTGCGACTTCATTGCCCTGAGGAACATGGTGATCCGGACGCATCTGCAGGACCTCAAGGACGTGACGAACAACGTGCACTACGAGAACTATCGCTGCCGCAAGCTGTCCGAGCTGGGCCTGGTCGATGGCAAGGCGCGGCTCTCGAACAAGAACCCCCTGACCcagatggaggaggagaagcgcGAGCACGAGcagaagatgaagaagatgGAGGCCGAAATGGAGCAGGTGTTCGACATGAAGGTCAAGGAGAAGATGCAGAAGCTCAAGGACTCCGAACTGGAGCTGGCCCGCCGCCACGAGGAGCGCAAGAAGGCCCTCGAGCTGCAGATCAGGGAGCTGGACGAGAAGCGGCGTGAGTTCGAGCGCGAGAAGAAGGAGTGGGAGGACATCAACCATGTGACGCTCGAAGAGATGAAGCGGCGCAGCCTGGgcgccaacagcagcaccgACAACGTGGACGGtaagaaggagaagaaaaagaagggTCTGTTCTAA